Proteins encoded within one genomic window of Alteribacter populi:
- a CDS encoding helix-turn-helix domain-containing protein, with product MGEVGKRIKKYRLRKGYSISRLADESGIAKSYISFLERDQRKNPSVETLKKLSVVLKIPLELLMVDEKRESVLEVLDDDWLHLIKEAKESGVSKEEVKNYIRFIQYTNWNEEVKRNGRD from the coding sequence ATGGGTGAAGTGGGAAAAAGAATTAAAAAATACCGTCTTAGAAAAGGCTATTCGATTTCAAGATTGGCAGATGAAAGTGGAATAGCGAAATCATATATTAGTTTTTTAGAGCGAGATCAACGAAAAAACCCGTCTGTAGAAACATTAAAAAAGCTTTCCGTTGTATTAAAAATACCTCTGGAGCTTCTTATGGTGGATGAAAAGCGTGAATCTGTTCTGGAAGTTTTGGATGACGATTGGCTACATTTGATAAAAGAAGCTAAAGAGAGCGGCGTGAGTAAAGAAGAAGTTAAAAACTACATTCGCTTTATTCAATATACTAATTGGAATGAGGAGGTAAAAAGAAATGGAAGGGATTGA
- a CDS encoding FMN-dependent NADH-azoreductase has translation MAKVLYITANPKAVEESFGLQVGEHFIEKYQEENSGDRVERLDLYKEYIPLIDETVLGAWGKLQKGQPLNEEEEAITSRMNQLLEQFLEADKYVFVTPMWNLSYPPKLKAFIDNIAIAGKTFKYTEEGPQGLLTDKKVVHVQARGGVYSEGPAMDFEFADKYLRGIMGFIGITDYTHIPVEGMNQYPDRVGEILSEAKDTAAAAVEGFSKDKVSQL, from the coding sequence ATGGCTAAAGTATTATACATCACAGCAAATCCTAAAGCTGTCGAAGAGTCCTTCGGTTTACAGGTTGGAGAGCATTTTATCGAAAAGTATCAGGAGGAGAATTCAGGGGATCGAGTAGAACGCTTGGACTTATATAAAGAATATATTCCTCTTATTGATGAAACGGTTTTAGGAGCTTGGGGAAAGCTTCAAAAAGGACAACCTCTAAATGAAGAGGAAGAAGCGATTACTTCTCGTATGAACCAACTCCTTGAGCAATTTTTAGAAGCGGATAAATACGTATTCGTTACACCTATGTGGAATTTAAGCTACCCTCCAAAGCTTAAGGCATTTATTGATAACATTGCGATCGCAGGAAAAACATTTAAATACACTGAAGAGGGCCCGCAAGGTTTACTCACAGACAAAAAAGTTGTCCACGTCCAAGCACGCGGCGGTGTGTATTCAGAAGGTCCAGCCATGGACTTTGAATTTGCGGATAAATATTTACGAGGGATCATGGGCTTTATCGGAATTACCGATTACACGCATATTCCTGTTGAAGGAATGAACCAATACCCAGATCGTGTAGGAGAAATCTTAAGCGAAGCAAAAGATACAGCAGCAGCAGCGGTTGAGGGATTTTCTAAAGATAAAGTAAGTCAATTATAA
- a CDS encoding BCCT family transporter — translation MRKFEYETKKPSIVFYISAPLVALFVLWGAIGPESLDRVSNDALGVTLDNFGWFYMLSTALFIAFVLFLAVSPFGKLKLGKPGERPEYKFYTWIGMLFSAGIGVGFVFWGVAEPALYYLDPHPDYINADTATQADAGLRYAVFHWALHPWAIFSLVALTLGYVQFRKDQPALISSAFQPLLGDRIYGPFGKGIDTLAVLATSTGVATTFGLSALQITGGLSYITNNAIPNNSFTNFIIIAIVTVLFIFSAASGVNKGIRILSVLNLTIAAILLIFVIVMGPSLFIAESIVTTIGGYLANVTQMSLDLDPFGDGEWLGIYTIFFWAWHISWAPFMGIFIARISRGRTIREFVAGVLIVPSLLAAVWFTAFGGTALDMIVSGNEQIGNLVMENVEVALFVTLGELPLGMIMSLLAIALIIIFFITSADSASYVLGAMTSSGSLNPRLSVKIIWGFLIAGTASVLLASGGLEGLQTASIVAALPFAMIMVVMVFSLIMMMGRDMKVEQKRKSRRHTKKVKEEVYGDMYDKMKENVYDDIKEEVYDDIKEEVYGDIKEEVYDDIKDEVYDEFKERVYDDLREDLSDQLNGELDTPDSDEKNSDSSKDKNNH, via the coding sequence GTGAGAAAATTTGAATACGAAACGAAAAAACCTAGCATCGTATTTTATATTTCTGCACCACTAGTAGCACTTTTTGTATTATGGGGTGCTATAGGACCCGAATCACTAGACCGCGTCTCCAATGATGCTCTGGGCGTTACTCTCGACAACTTTGGTTGGTTCTACATGCTCTCAACCGCACTCTTCATTGCTTTTGTTCTTTTTTTAGCAGTCAGCCCATTTGGAAAGCTAAAATTGGGAAAACCAGGTGAACGACCCGAGTACAAGTTTTATACCTGGATCGGCATGTTATTTTCAGCCGGGATTGGTGTTGGCTTTGTGTTCTGGGGAGTAGCAGAACCTGCTCTTTATTACCTCGATCCACACCCGGATTACATAAATGCGGATACAGCTACCCAAGCAGACGCCGGTTTACGGTACGCCGTTTTCCATTGGGCATTGCATCCGTGGGCGATATTCTCCCTTGTAGCATTAACATTAGGCTATGTTCAATTTAGAAAAGACCAGCCCGCTTTAATTAGTTCTGCTTTTCAGCCATTATTGGGAGATCGGATTTACGGTCCATTTGGTAAAGGTATTGATACGCTTGCAGTCTTAGCCACATCTACAGGGGTAGCCACGACTTTCGGCTTAAGTGCTCTGCAAATTACCGGCGGACTATCTTATATAACGAACAACGCCATTCCAAACAATTCCTTTACTAATTTTATTATTATTGCCATTGTTACCGTTCTTTTTATTTTCTCTGCTGCGTCCGGTGTAAATAAAGGGATTCGCATTCTAAGTGTCCTTAATCTAACAATCGCCGCCATTTTACTTATTTTCGTGATTGTGATGGGACCATCGTTATTTATTGCGGAAAGTATCGTCACCACGATCGGTGGGTACTTGGCAAATGTCACACAAATGAGCTTAGACCTTGATCCATTTGGTGACGGGGAATGGTTAGGCATCTATACGATATTCTTCTGGGCCTGGCATATCTCTTGGGCTCCGTTTATGGGCATCTTTATCGCTCGAATATCTCGCGGCCGAACAATACGGGAATTTGTAGCTGGTGTACTCATTGTTCCGTCTTTACTCGCGGCCGTTTGGTTCACTGCGTTTGGCGGAACCGCGCTCGATATGATCGTAAGCGGAAACGAACAAATTGGTAACCTAGTTATGGAAAACGTAGAAGTAGCCCTATTCGTCACTCTAGGTGAACTGCCATTAGGGATGATTATGAGTCTCCTAGCGATAGCGCTCATTATTATTTTCTTTATAACTTCTGCAGATTCCGCGTCTTACGTTCTCGGCGCAATGACAAGCAGTGGAAGCTTAAATCCTCGATTAAGCGTCAAAATTATATGGGGATTCTTGATTGCCGGTACTGCCAGTGTCCTGTTAGCGAGTGGCGGATTGGAGGGACTTCAAACCGCCTCCATTGTTGCAGCCCTCCCGTTTGCTATGATCATGGTCGTGATGGTCTTCTCATTAATTATGATGATGGGACGGGATATGAAAGTAGAGCAAAAGCGAAAATCACGCCGGCATACGAAAAAAGTAAAAGAGGAAGTTTACGGCGATATGTACGATAAAATGAAAGAAAACGTCTATGATGATATTAAAGAAGAAGTGTACGACGATATAAAAGAAGAGGTTTACGGTGATATAAAAGAAGAAGTTTATGATGACATTAAAGATGAGGTTTATGACGAATTTAAAGAGCGCGTCTATGATGATTTACGCGAAGATTTAAGTGACCAATTAAACGGAGAACTGGATACACCAGATTCTGATGAAAAAAATTCAGATTCATCTAAGGACAAAAACAATCATTAA
- a CDS encoding GntR family transcriptional regulator has product MIDKNSPLPIYYQIEEYIKERIQNKQFQPGDILPSEREMAETFNISRMTVRQAINNLVNENLLFRKKGKGTFVAEKKIAQPLQGLTSFTEDMKNRGMIPSNRLLFFDEEIVDPAITKELGIDPSAKVYLIRRVRLADGSPIALETSYIPIDLTPGLTADVIQTSFYHYVEDTLNHTIDYGTQVIGATLASTDEKEYLHVEKGEPLLQIQRKTHLKDGRVLELVRSSYRADRYTFITTMHRS; this is encoded by the coding sequence TTGATTGACAAGAACTCTCCTTTGCCCATTTATTATCAAATAGAAGAATATATTAAGGAAAGAATTCAAAATAAACAGTTTCAACCTGGAGACATATTGCCTTCTGAAAGAGAGATGGCTGAAACCTTCAATATAAGTAGGATGACCGTGCGCCAAGCAATTAACAACTTAGTTAATGAAAATCTGTTGTTTCGAAAAAAAGGAAAAGGAACCTTCGTTGCAGAGAAAAAGATTGCGCAGCCTTTGCAAGGCCTTACAAGCTTTACAGAAGATATGAAAAACAGGGGAATGATTCCTAGCAATCGTTTACTGTTCTTTGACGAAGAAATTGTTGACCCGGCGATTACCAAAGAGTTAGGAATTGACCCAAGTGCAAAAGTTTATCTTATCCGTAGGGTTCGTCTGGCAGATGGTTCACCAATTGCACTTGAAACATCTTATATTCCAATCGACTTAACGCCGGGGTTAACTGCCGATGTCATACAAACTTCTTTTTATCACTATGTAGAAGATACGCTTAATCATACGATTGACTATGGAACACAAGTGATCGGTGCCACACTAGCAAGTACAGACGAAAAAGAGTACCTTCATGTTGAGAAGGGTGAACCACTCTTACAAATCCAACGAAAAACACACTTAAAAGATGGACGTGTGCTTGAGTTGGTCCGCTCGTCCTATCGCGCTGACCGTTATACGTTTATTACCACCATGCACCGTAGTTAG